From Yersinia hibernica, a single genomic window includes:
- a CDS encoding type VI secretion system accessory protein TagJ, with translation MNTTTLGELLKSSSLAAIQADVISKLKTKPTDTDTRELLFKLYCLDGLWQKALLQLDTLIKLAPDMTKQAELYKNLVLSEKLREEVLAGKRAPGTLSHALPEWVELMQQANQCLHDGDNVKSEELRQMALLQAPESIGESGSVESFSWMTDSDGRIGPVCEFISAGGYRWVPFAEVQLMTVSKPKNILDLVWAPAQLTVNDKVWFGYVPARYPLTADADNNTRLGLKTEWEQLTDTLYIASGRKMFITDQNEYALFDIEEFRFNGQTK, from the coding sequence ATGAATACAACAACTTTAGGTGAATTATTGAAAAGTAGTTCGCTAGCGGCAATACAAGCTGATGTGATTAGTAAGCTGAAAACTAAGCCGACAGATACAGATACTCGAGAACTATTATTCAAACTTTATTGTCTTGACGGATTATGGCAAAAAGCGCTTTTGCAACTTGATACGCTCATTAAGTTAGCTCCTGACATGACGAAGCAAGCAGAACTCTATAAGAACTTGGTGTTGAGTGAAAAGTTGCGTGAAGAAGTATTGGCTGGGAAACGTGCCCCCGGAACATTGAGTCATGCCCTGCCTGAATGGGTTGAATTGATGCAGCAGGCCAATCAATGTTTGCATGACGGCGATAACGTGAAAAGTGAAGAACTCCGTCAGATGGCATTATTACAAGCACCTGAAAGTATAGGGGAAAGTGGTTCTGTAGAGTCGTTTTCCTGGATGACTGATAGCGATGGAAGAATCGGGCCAGTTTGTGAATTTATCAGTGCTGGCGGTTACCGCTGGGTTCCTTTTGCCGAAGTGCAATTAATGACAGTTTCCAAACCTAAAAATATTCTCGACCTGGTTTGGGCACCAGCACAGCTTACCGTAAATGATAAAGTTTGGTTCGGTTACGTACCTGCACGTTATCCATTAACCGCTGATGCTGATAATAACACCAGACTCGGTCTTAAAACTGAATGGGAACAATTGACGGATACTCTTTATATTGCTTCAGGGCGAAAAATGTTCATTACCGACCAAAATGAATACGCGTTATTCGACATTGAAGAGTTTAGGTTTAACGGACAGACGAAGTAA
- a CDS encoding TagK domain-containing protein yields the protein MLLVLTWPHIPQQFQLHDAITESNAICFSMEKGEFTPHSAGDGQNEIRFYRHSFASMIVNHSNDFICMVNGKELTPGEHYPLSLGAEIKFGHFVISAKKASGQIASQSFTDDQLMLEQESLFEAIDLPEIEDILSHGGHYISYLDDVNETLTPGLKEQDALKNLELEYKRFLMWGEQGQKFSEKEQQQTTKLSANDGFLENIRECVKDKTLTECILDSGGLIERVTKELDVTDYLETSQSEEKVDLLKLLAPEHIITKEKSSVPALVFQELYKLGLDSHL from the coding sequence ATGTTACTCGTATTGACTTGGCCGCATATTCCGCAACAGTTCCAGCTTCATGATGCTATTACAGAGAGCAATGCTATCTGTTTTAGTATGGAGAAAGGGGAGTTTACTCCCCATTCTGCGGGGGATGGCCAAAATGAAATAAGGTTTTACCGACATTCGTTTGCATCAATGATTGTTAATCACAGCAACGATTTCATCTGCATGGTCAACGGCAAAGAGTTGACACCAGGTGAACACTACCCCTTGTCATTAGGCGCAGAGATTAAGTTTGGTCATTTTGTTATTTCTGCCAAGAAAGCCTCAGGACAAATTGCGAGTCAGAGTTTTACCGACGACCAGTTAATGCTGGAACAAGAATCGCTGTTTGAGGCAATCGATCTACCTGAGATTGAAGATATCTTATCCCATGGTGGCCATTATATTTCTTATCTTGATGACGTTAATGAGACGTTAACTCCAGGGCTCAAGGAGCAAGATGCTCTGAAAAACTTGGAGCTGGAGTATAAGCGGTTTCTTATGTGGGGTGAGCAGGGGCAGAAATTCTCTGAAAAAGAGCAACAGCAAACAACAAAATTGTCTGCTAACGACGGTTTCCTGGAAAATATTAGAGAATGTGTGAAGGATAAAACCCTGACGGAATGTATTTTAGACTCAGGTGGACTGATTGAAAGAGTTACCAAGGAATTAGATGTTACTGATTATCTTGAAACATCCCAAAGTGAAGAAAAAGTAGACTTATTAAAATTGCTAGCTCCGGAACATATTATAACAAAAGAAAAAAGTAGTGTGCCTGCTTTGGTATTTCAGGAATTGTACAAATTAGGGCTTGATAGCCATTTATAA
- a CDS encoding PAAR domain-containing protein: MFCAARMGDATSCGAISNGSPNVLINAQPAAVAGGSAASSSLVGVTAVVTGSGTVFINKLPAARVSDLAGDGAVVVSGSPNVFIGG, encoded by the coding sequence ATGTTTTGTGCAGCAAGAATGGGTGATGCCACCAGTTGTGGTGCTATATCTAATGGTTCACCCAATGTATTAATTAATGCGCAACCCGCAGCTGTTGCGGGTGGAAGCGCAGCATCGTCCTCGTTGGTTGGGGTGACCGCGGTGGTGACAGGTTCGGGAACCGTATTTATTAATAAGTTGCCGGCAGCCCGTGTGAGCGATTTGGCTGGAGACGGTGCAGTTGTTGTGAGCGGATCGCCCAACGTATTTATAGGCGGCTAA
- the tssM gene encoding type VI secretion system membrane subunit TssM, with amino-acid sequence MSYFNRLLSGWIMKRLLLVSCFILLAAVIWFLGPFLGFGEVRPLEGYEPRIIFLLVALALLLGFWFNVPRFIIFAVAACAAVWVIAPFILIGDSHPLDNPLRRGAIIAFIAFITILYGVWRFMRALAINPALLDNFINPKKNQPEVGPDLSEINAMIRNGINYVRRIHSGIPTWKRFFVSSHWRSELPWFMVMGTKSAGKTSLILSSGQDFPLPEQLNRVGKDNLPTSHCECLFANDALFLDTAGKYIDEGKENQIEWNGILKALKKYRPVKAVNGVIVAISVTDILDKSKAELLNLSATLRARLDDVRGALGVRFPVYVVITKLDQLSGFDEYFRNLTAEEREQIWGVTFPYNEGKGQADMDLGQRISSELTLLENRISSNMHVRQQEEYSVIDRKGMYALPQDFRMLSQRVTEVLQNVFFASRFDETKFHTTLRGIYFVSSCQPANIALLNNSTLIQKWRNVIGHNKPASPASISLKNEDEGQLISEAAYGKQYFLKKLFRDVITKDGDLVSYNLTVQSKYRFQNLLGHVACIGVAVWLVWAFLVSFQHNDGYLRAVGTKLEQLDSSVSRYVKTTNEQMLPALLNATQQLPEYGTLDVENPDLEWRYGLYTGGAISRGASSLYQFFLQKYLFPMIEQESEIALKNAINAADNEAVYSALKTYLMLTDEEHFDQHFVVDQVTNAWQKNGKIEPYEEKGIFASHLNMLFSQKEWRQYGQPADSELIKRARAMLAEKTVTARLWGRVQSELNREAPANLTLRKMVGENATQVFTLSDDELLHEGVPGLYTHAGYHQVVKKKLTPLLMQLQQEDRWVMGQPASSLFDPLALQQDVLTAYLKEYTQYWKRFLSSVRLISVDANSGEHAEGLSMDIALLRTLVAENSPLLNLAKQAVKETTLVEKEKDKTLLDDVTIRNQGNLINQAKKVQEKIAFRENKLVQEFVDSRFDALRAFVNGEPSDGGRDSNLSILQGTQMSRVIGALNDQYTRLVVLNSAFEYGDIPPMSNGGERMAIESQTWPDPFSNIIAPLLTGSSQKFENKVISQTSKAIDTGIGEICRNTLQGRYPFADSKKVVSLNEFERFFGANGTVDSYFKKNLESKVDTTTTPWRYKGSASSEGLEFFEQAALIKDALFNGNEGRKVALDFSVSVRYLAPSITQLIMNFDGNVVRYSHGPITPSFFKWPGIRQGTMVSLTAQRQEASAMPDIMLRGPWAILKWADMAHEVEQDADGTQRLTFLMGKDRVELEVSGLTYGNESISELLRGFQCPSAVNDNTNEIW; translated from the coding sequence ATGTCTTATTTTAATCGATTGCTTTCTGGTTGGATCATGAAACGACTATTACTGGTTAGCTGCTTTATATTGCTAGCCGCAGTAATATGGTTTTTAGGGCCTTTCCTCGGATTTGGCGAGGTGCGACCTCTCGAAGGTTATGAACCCAGAATTATTTTCTTATTGGTGGCATTGGCCCTGTTATTGGGTTTCTGGTTTAACGTGCCCCGATTTATTATTTTTGCGGTAGCCGCTTGCGCCGCAGTTTGGGTTATTGCCCCATTTATATTGATTGGCGATAGCCACCCTTTAGATAATCCGTTACGCCGTGGCGCTATTATCGCCTTTATCGCGTTTATCACCATTCTTTATGGTGTGTGGCGCTTTATGCGGGCTTTAGCTATTAATCCAGCATTATTGGATAATTTTATTAATCCGAAGAAAAATCAACCTGAAGTTGGGCCTGATCTTTCTGAAATTAATGCGATGATCCGTAATGGCATAAATTATGTGCGCCGCATTCATAGCGGAATCCCAACCTGGAAACGTTTCTTTGTTTCTAGCCACTGGCGTTCCGAGCTGCCTTGGTTCATGGTGATGGGCACTAAGAGTGCCGGAAAAACCTCTTTGATCCTGTCTTCAGGACAAGATTTTCCATTACCAGAACAGCTAAACCGCGTTGGTAAAGATAATTTGCCTACGTCTCATTGCGAATGTTTATTCGCTAATGATGCTCTGTTTTTAGATACTGCTGGTAAATACATTGATGAGGGTAAAGAGAACCAGATTGAATGGAATGGTATCTTAAAGGCGCTTAAAAAGTATCGTCCAGTTAAAGCCGTTAATGGCGTGATCGTGGCTATTTCTGTCACTGATATTTTGGATAAAAGCAAAGCTGAGTTACTTAATTTATCGGCAACATTGCGGGCCCGTTTAGATGATGTCCGCGGTGCTCTGGGGGTTCGTTTTCCTGTATATGTCGTGATCACGAAACTGGACCAACTATCTGGTTTTGATGAGTATTTTCGCAATTTAACTGCTGAAGAACGTGAGCAAATCTGGGGTGTTACTTTTCCTTATAATGAGGGAAAAGGGCAAGCAGATATGGATCTTGGGCAGCGCATTAGCAGTGAGTTGACGCTACTTGAGAATCGTATCAGTAGCAACATGCATGTCCGCCAGCAGGAAGAATATTCTGTTATTGATCGTAAAGGTATGTATGCGCTGCCTCAGGATTTCAGAATGTTATCCCAGCGGGTTACTGAAGTTTTGCAAAATGTTTTCTTTGCATCGCGTTTTGATGAAACAAAATTCCATACCACATTACGTGGGATTTATTTCGTCAGCAGTTGTCAGCCCGCGAATATTGCACTGTTAAATAACAGTACTCTTATTCAGAAGTGGCGCAATGTTATAGGCCATAATAAACCAGCATCTCCGGCGTCTATTTCTCTGAAAAATGAAGACGAAGGTCAGTTAATTAGTGAAGCTGCTTATGGGAAGCAATATTTCCTTAAGAAACTGTTCCGTGACGTGATCACCAAAGATGGCGATTTAGTGAGTTATAACCTGACGGTACAGTCCAAATATCGTTTCCAAAACTTGTTAGGGCATGTTGCTTGTATTGGTGTTGCCGTGTGGTTGGTGTGGGCATTCTTAGTGAGTTTCCAGCATAACGATGGTTATTTACGGGCGGTAGGTACCAAACTTGAGCAATTAGATAGCTCTGTTAGCCGCTATGTTAAAACCACCAATGAGCAGATGTTACCTGCGTTGTTGAATGCTACCCAGCAATTACCTGAATACGGTACGTTGGATGTTGAAAACCCAGATCTTGAATGGCGCTATGGCTTATATACCGGTGGCGCAATATCTCGTGGGGCGAGCAGTTTGTATCAGTTCTTCTTACAAAAATATCTGTTCCCGATGATTGAGCAAGAATCTGAAATTGCGCTTAAAAATGCTATCAATGCAGCGGACAACGAAGCGGTATATAGCGCGTTGAAAACCTATTTAATGCTGACGGATGAAGAACATTTCGATCAACATTTTGTGGTTGATCAAGTGACGAATGCTTGGCAGAAAAATGGAAAAATCGAGCCGTATGAAGAGAAAGGTATTTTTGCTTCTCATTTAAATATGTTGTTTAGCCAGAAAGAATGGCGGCAATACGGTCAGCCTGCTGATAGTGAACTGATTAAGCGTGCAAGAGCAATGCTGGCGGAGAAAACGGTCACCGCCAGACTTTGGGGCCGTGTTCAATCTGAGTTGAACAGAGAAGCTCCGGCCAATCTGACATTGCGCAAAATGGTAGGTGAAAACGCAACACAGGTTTTCACCTTGTCAGATGATGAGCTACTGCATGAAGGGGTTCCTGGGTTGTATACCCATGCCGGTTATCATCAGGTGGTTAAAAAAAAGCTTACACCTCTGCTGATGCAGTTACAGCAAGAAGATCGCTGGGTGATGGGGCAACCCGCCTCATCTTTATTTGATCCCCTAGCGCTGCAGCAAGATGTACTGACTGCGTATTTGAAAGAATATACCCAGTACTGGAAACGCTTTCTCTCCAGTGTGCGCCTGATTTCTGTTGATGCTAACAGTGGAGAGCATGCCGAAGGATTGTCGATGGATATCGCCTTATTGAGAACACTTGTGGCTGAAAACTCGCCTTTGCTCAATTTGGCAAAGCAGGCAGTAAAAGAAACCACATTGGTGGAGAAGGAAAAAGACAAAACGCTGCTTGATGATGTAACGATAAGAAATCAAGGAAACCTCATTAACCAAGCTAAAAAGGTGCAGGAAAAAATCGCCTTTCGCGAAAATAAATTGGTTCAAGAATTTGTCGACAGCCGTTTCGATGCTTTACGGGCATTTGTGAATGGTGAGCCGAGTGATGGTGGCCGTGACAGCAATCTTTCGATTCTGCAAGGGACACAAATGAGCCGAGTTATCGGCGCATTAAACGATCAATATACCCGTTTGGTGGTACTCAATAGTGCGTTTGAATATGGCGATATTCCTCCGATGTCTAATGGCGGAGAGCGCATGGCGATTGAGTCGCAAACTTGGCCAGACCCGTTTAGCAATATTATTGCACCTTTATTAACCGGTTCTTCGCAGAAATTCGAAAATAAAGTGATTAGCCAAACCTCGAAAGCGATTGATACCGGGATAGGCGAAATCTGTCGCAATACTTTGCAAGGGCGTTATCCCTTTGCAGATAGTAAAAAAGTCGTCAGTTTGAATGAATTTGAGCGCTTCTTTGGTGCTAATGGCACTGTGGATAGTTATTTCAAGAAAAACCTAGAAAGCAAAGTTGATACCACGACGACACCTTGGCGATATAAAGGCAGCGCAAGTAGTGAAGGCCTTGAATTCTTTGAACAGGCAGCCCTTATCAAAGATGCATTATTTAATGGCAATGAAGGCAGAAAAGTGGCTTTAGACTTTTCCGTCTCTGTCCGTTATTTAGCACCTTCGATAACGCAGCTTATTATGAATTTCGATGGCAATGTTGTGCGTTATTCCCATGGCCCAATCACCCCCTCATTCTTTAAATGGCCGGGTATTCGTCAGGGAACGATGGTGAGTTTAACGGCTCAGCGTCAAGAAGCATCGGCGATGCCTGACATTATGTTGCGTGGGCCATGGGCAATACTGAAATGGGCCGATATGGCGCATGAAGTAGAGCAAGATGCTGATGGTACGCAGCGCCTGACATTTTTAATGGGCAAAGACCGCGTTGAACTAGAAGTTTCAGGTTTAACTTATGGCAATGAAAGTATTAGCGAACTGCTTAGAGGTTTCCAATGCCCAAGTGCAGTGAATGATAACACTAATGAAATTTGGTGA
- the tssL gene encoding type VI secretion system protein TssL, long form — protein sequence MSNSSELNGGNPMSPFEISRDADTNPQALGHFLLDDQNAYTDSNDSTDNIHQGTDFNRKAASSHGFQPYDTAQLRGESVQQRVAKAVASSTPLLEAAQPLLRALSEMPETIADVSQVQILKDGLKNELTLFSVVCDEADISWKKMAIVRYCLCTALDEAAHTMSWGVMSGWSQSNLLNHFEGDNDGGNKFFLLVGRLSMSPHEYADCLEILLRILGLGFEGRYSIIEDGDRQLTKIRQGLLTLLQSTRDTVPSALSPHGLVLQQFRKRRGIFIPVRVSMLLCGFLIASTFITSKYFLSVPESDLLKRMTALQRPVITQQPLAAAEQKLRLAILLKDEIAKQLVSVDETTSQSKVIFKGDTMFQVGSDKVRPEIMSVIERVAQEVHRVQGAVLIVGHTDSMPINKPGFPNNQVLSEKRAANVAHFMEKAGIPTNKIRFEGKGDIQPVGSNDDAAGRSQNRRVEIFVNY from the coding sequence ATGAGTAACAGCAGTGAATTGAATGGGGGAAACCCTATGTCTCCCTTTGAAATAAGCAGAGATGCGGATACTAATCCACAGGCATTGGGCCACTTTTTGCTTGATGATCAAAATGCCTATACGGACAGTAACGACAGTACGGATAATATCCATCAAGGCACTGATTTCAATCGCAAAGCTGCCAGTTCTCATGGCTTCCAGCCGTATGATACTGCTCAGCTCAGAGGTGAGAGTGTACAGCAACGAGTAGCCAAGGCAGTAGCATCTTCTACGCCATTACTGGAAGCCGCGCAGCCACTGTTACGTGCGCTAAGTGAAATGCCAGAAACGATAGCGGATGTTTCTCAGGTTCAGATTTTAAAAGATGGGCTTAAAAACGAGCTCACCTTATTTAGTGTTGTCTGTGATGAAGCGGATATTTCATGGAAAAAAATGGCAATCGTCCGTTACTGTTTGTGTACCGCATTAGATGAAGCGGCTCACACCATGTCATGGGGCGTGATGTCTGGCTGGTCGCAAAGTAACTTATTGAACCACTTTGAAGGCGATAACGACGGCGGGAATAAATTCTTCCTGTTAGTGGGGCGTCTTTCAATGAGTCCACATGAATATGCCGACTGTTTAGAAATATTGTTGCGGATTTTAGGGCTAGGTTTTGAAGGTCGTTACAGCATTATTGAAGACGGCGACCGGCAGTTAACCAAAATCCGCCAGGGGTTATTAACGCTACTGCAAAGTACCCGAGATACGGTGCCATCAGCACTTTCTCCCCACGGCTTGGTATTACAGCAATTTCGAAAACGTCGCGGGATTTTTATTCCGGTTCGTGTGTCGATGCTGCTGTGTGGCTTCTTAATTGCTTCTACTTTTATTACCAGCAAATATTTTCTCTCGGTACCTGAAAGTGACTTATTGAAGAGAATGACAGCATTGCAGCGCCCGGTTATTACACAACAACCGCTTGCCGCCGCCGAGCAGAAATTACGCCTGGCGATTTTATTAAAAGATGAAATTGCCAAGCAATTAGTCAGTGTTGATGAAACAACCAGCCAAAGCAAAGTTATTTTCAAAGGCGATACGATGTTCCAGGTGGGTTCCGATAAGGTTCGGCCGGAAATTATGAGTGTCATCGAACGCGTTGCTCAAGAAGTGCATCGCGTACAAGGTGCTGTCCTGATTGTGGGGCATACCGACTCAATGCCAATTAATAAGCCTGGATTCCCTAATAACCAGGTGCTTTCTGAAAAGCGTGCTGCCAATGTCGCGCACTTTATGGAGAAAGCCGGTATCCCAACAAACAAAATTCGGTTTGAGGGGAAAGGGGATATACAGCCCGTTGGTAGTAATGATGATGCAGCAGGGCGCTCACAAAACCGCCGTGTAGAAATATTTGTTAATTATTGA
- the tssK gene encoding type VI secretion system baseplate subunit TssK yields MRTNKVVWSEGLFLRPQLFQQQERYLEYYAHKRAATITPFFWGFAQYEIDREALSYGKLVLRSGKGVLPDGTPFDIPGHAELPEPLTITADHLGKLIYLAVPLRLDNSDETIFDEHDMSSLARFYAYEANLSDTNAIRQGPKPVQLSRLRLKLVSENEMTESWIGLPLTKVRAIQPDGSVLLHLEDYIPPVTGYAASSLLSEWLMHLNGLVKMRADMLAKRLSNSDGKASASAEIVDYLLLQIFNKYEPVLDHLRNIPELPPIMLYQELAKFSGELSTFIRTKTRRSRPAPGYDHGKLYSSIRPLVDDVHELLNQVLVRAGQMIALEPKGNGVWSASVLPNELRSFSNLVLAVHAQLPMDVLQHQFSVQTKISAPQQLHELVRSHLPGLELQRLPVPPRQIPYSAGYVYFELIKNGPFWDKISNAGAIALHVAGDFPALKMELWGIRDS; encoded by the coding sequence GTGAGAACTAACAAAGTCGTTTGGAGTGAGGGGCTTTTTCTTCGCCCGCAACTTTTTCAACAGCAAGAGCGTTACTTGGAATATTATGCCCATAAAAGAGCGGCAACTATTACTCCATTTTTTTGGGGATTCGCACAATATGAAATTGATCGCGAAGCGCTCTCCTATGGCAAATTAGTCTTGCGCTCTGGGAAGGGTGTATTACCCGATGGCACGCCTTTTGACATCCCTGGCCATGCTGAATTACCTGAGCCATTGACCATCACCGCTGACCATTTGGGCAAGCTTATCTATTTGGCAGTTCCACTGCGTTTAGATAACAGCGATGAAACTATTTTTGATGAACACGATATGAGTTCACTGGCACGTTTTTACGCCTATGAAGCTAACCTTAGCGATACCAACGCGATTCGCCAGGGGCCTAAGCCAGTGCAACTGTCGCGGTTACGTCTCAAACTCGTGTCTGAAAATGAAATGACCGAGTCTTGGATAGGTCTGCCATTAACCAAAGTTAGAGCTATTCAACCTGATGGCAGCGTGTTGCTACATCTGGAGGATTATATTCCTCCGGTTACGGGTTATGCGGCAAGTTCACTGTTGTCAGAGTGGCTGATGCATCTTAATGGCTTGGTCAAAATGCGCGCAGATATGTTGGCTAAACGCTTATCAAATAGTGATGGTAAAGCCAGCGCCAGCGCAGAAATTGTCGATTACTTACTGCTGCAAATATTTAATAAATATGAGCCGGTTCTCGACCATCTGCGCAATATTCCTGAGCTGCCTCCGATCATGTTATATCAGGAGCTAGCCAAGTTTTCCGGTGAGTTATCTACATTCATTCGCACCAAAACGCGCCGGTCACGCCCTGCTCCTGGATACGATCACGGTAAACTTTACTCGTCAATTCGCCCATTGGTGGATGATGTGCATGAGTTGCTTAATCAGGTCCTGGTACGTGCAGGACAGATGATCGCGCTGGAACCAAAAGGAAATGGCGTTTGGTCAGCCTCTGTGCTGCCTAATGAATTACGCTCATTCTCCAATCTGGTATTGGCCGTTCATGCGCAATTACCAATGGATGTATTACAGCACCAATTCTCAGTGCAAACAAAAATCAGCGCCCCTCAACAGTTACATGAATTGGTGCGCTCACACTTGCCTGGCTTGGAATTGCAGCGTTTGCCTGTACCACCACGGCAAATTCCGTATAGCGCAGGGTATGTCTATTTTGAATTAATAAAGAATGGGCCGTTTTGGGACAAAATCTCCAATGCAGGAGCTATTGCACTGCATGTTGCCGGTGATTTCCCTGCATTGAAAATGGAGCTCTGGGGGATTAGAGATTCATGA
- the tssJ gene encoding type VI secretion system lipoprotein TssJ, translated as MKESIRSFSRITQYCVVALATLLVMACSSKPQPETVEKLVVELTTTKDINPNNKGVANPLRISVYTLKSMDEFKSSDFFTITEENTPSLKEQMEKVYDGIMLPNETKKIELTPNSEVTAIGVVAAYREIEQADWKAVINPLPKKRVQPWYKKLWSGETEHDPIVEVRVERLSISIKKMD; from the coding sequence ATGAAAGAGAGTATCCGTAGTTTTAGTCGGATTACACAATATTGTGTGGTGGCGTTAGCCACTTTATTGGTCATGGCATGTAGCTCGAAGCCTCAACCAGAAACGGTTGAGAAGCTGGTGGTTGAGCTGACGACGACAAAAGATATCAATCCTAATAATAAAGGTGTAGCCAATCCATTAAGGATCTCGGTTTATACCCTTAAAAGCATGGATGAATTTAAGTCGAGTGATTTCTTCACTATTACCGAAGAAAACACACCATCATTAAAGGAACAGATGGAGAAAGTATATGACGGAATCATGCTACCCAATGAGACTAAAAAAATAGAGCTGACGCCAAACAGTGAAGTCACTGCCATCGGCGTTGTTGCTGCTTACCGTGAAATTGAACAGGCAGATTGGAAAGCGGTTATTAACCCGTTACCCAAGAAACGCGTGCAACCCTGGTACAAAAAATTATGGTCAGGGGAAACAGAACACGATCCTATCGTGGAAGTGCGTGTTGAGCGCCTGTCAATATCAATTAAAAAAATGGATTAA
- a CDS encoding Hcp family type VI secretion system effector — MAQDMFIKIDGIEGESLDANHKNEIQVLAWKWDVSQHSNMHSGSGGGSGKATVSDFCFTHYIDKASPNLLSYCLLGKHIKNIQFVLRKAGGDPLEYLTIKFTDVIITRVDMAGSLEDETRPREEVRFSFTKMTQDYVMQNAEGHKSGVISANYDVKANQQS, encoded by the coding sequence ATGGCGCAAGATATGTTTATTAAAATTGATGGTATCGAAGGCGAATCTTTAGATGCTAATCATAAAAACGAAATTCAGGTGTTGGCTTGGAAATGGGATGTTTCTCAGCACTCTAATATGCACAGTGGTTCAGGCGGTGGTTCAGGTAAAGCAACTGTTTCCGATTTCTGCTTCACGCATTATATCGATAAAGCTAGCCCGAACTTATTAAGCTACTGCTTGCTTGGTAAACACATTAAGAATATCCAATTCGTACTGCGTAAAGCTGGTGGCGATCCATTGGAATACCTGACTATCAAATTTACTGATGTGATCATCACTCGTGTTGATATGGCTGGTTCTCTGGAAGATGAAACTCGTCCACGTGAAGAAGTTCGTTTCTCATTCACTAAGATGACTCAAGACTACGTTATGCAGAATGCTGAAGGCCATAAGTCTGGCGTTATTTCTGCTAACTATGATGTTAAAGCTAACCAGCAGAGCTAA